A window of the Candidatus Omnitrophota bacterium genome harbors these coding sequences:
- a CDS encoding alginate export family protein has product MSKRLILILALVFVVGITAGAYAEVQNVKVSGDITAYGISRNLQTKGNKDFQNENAMATITRVRVDADLTDNVTTTVRLLNERYWGNEIDNVGTNNANTDVALDLAYVTLKEFLYSPLTFTVGRQELHFGNDMIVGDVDTNNNASTASPFGQNRRDKDLSARKAFDAIRATLNYDPLVIDGIVAQVRNNDLYTADDVMLYGVNANYKAGNFKMLKNNIIEGYWFLKQTGRENGRSVTAATTGVFGKKVEDTVHVIGARVSTQPMDNMTYQLEGAYQFGRYVPQAAATPPNHTVARKAWAIETALTYDWKKVKYTPSTSLLYAYFSGDHENNTYTTARGAYRGWDPMYENQKYGDIANALFNQTNAHIIGGVATAKPMDDITLKGEYYAFIWAKPYHDGATITATARDSGANLIMTQRRFAGQEIDLTATYDYTEDVQLALMGGMFFPGASFAKGNDSAATEVIGSMKVTF; this is encoded by the coding sequence ATGAGTAAACGCTTAATATTAATTCTGGCTCTCGTATTTGTGGTCGGCATTACTGCTGGCGCATATGCAGAGGTTCAGAATGTTAAAGTTAGCGGAGATATTACCGCATACGGTATTAGCCGCAACTTACAGACTAAAGGTAACAAAGATTTTCAAAATGAAAACGCAATGGCAACCATTACCCGCGTTAGAGTTGATGCTGACCTTACTGACAATGTAACTACCACAGTAAGATTGCTCAATGAAAGATATTGGGGTAATGAAATTGATAACGTTGGTACAAACAACGCAAATACTGATGTAGCACTTGACTTAGCCTATGTAACTTTAAAGGAATTCCTTTATTCTCCTTTAACATTTACAGTAGGTCGTCAGGAATTGCATTTTGGTAATGATATGATCGTTGGCGATGTTGATACTAACAATAATGCCTCAACTGCAAGCCCCTTTGGGCAAAACAGAAGAGATAAGGATTTAAGCGCACGTAAAGCATTTGATGCTATCCGCGCTACATTGAATTATGATCCTTTGGTTATTGATGGTATCGTAGCTCAGGTTAGAAATAATGATCTTTATACTGCTGATGATGTAATGCTTTATGGTGTCAATGCAAATTACAAAGCCGGTAACTTCAAAATGTTAAAGAACAACATTATTGAAGGTTATTGGTTCTTAAAGCAAACTGGAAGAGAGAATGGTAGATCTGTTACTGCTGCTACTACTGGTGTTTTTGGTAAAAAAGTAGAAGATACCGTGCACGTAATTGGTGCTCGTGTTTCTACTCAACCAATGGATAACATGACTTATCAGTTAGAAGGTGCATATCAGTTTGGTAGATATGTTCCTCAAGCTGCTGCTACGCCTCCTAATCATACCGTAGCACGCAAAGCATGGGCAATTGAAACTGCTTTGACCTATGATTGGAAAAAAGTAAAATACACCCCATCTACAAGCCTTTTGTATGCTTATTTCAGCGGGGATCATGAAAATAATACTTATACAACCGCCAGAGGAGCATATAGAGGTTGGGATCCAATGTACGAGAATCAGAAATACGGTGATATTGCTAATGCTCTGTTCAATCAGACAAATGCTCATATCATCGGTGGTGTTGCAACTGCCAAACCAATGGATGATATCACCTTAAAAGGTGAATATTATGCATTTATTTGGGCAAAGCCTTACCACGATGGAGCAACTATAACCGCAACAGCAAGAGATTCAGGTGCCAACCTTATAATGACTCAGAGACGTTTCGCAGGCCAGGAAATTGATTTAACCGCGACCTACGATTATACTGAAGATGTTCAGTTAGCGTTGATGGGTGGCATGTTCTTCCCTGGAGCTTCCTTTGCTAAAGGAAACGACAGCGCAGCTACTGAAGTAATCGGTTCCATGAAGGTTACATTCTAA
- a CDS encoding sigma-70 family RNA polymerase sigma factor, translating to MEALKTYLKDIRNIPLLSASEEVDLSKKIKKGDEHARKAMIRANLRLVINIAKRYMHLGIPLLDLIEEGNLGLMKAVDRFDAKKGFRFSTYAAWWIKQGITRSIAEQGKMIRVPVYMNDLIAKWRKKKEHLAQKNKAIPSDEEIAKRLKLSKDKVEQINFWIASTTSSLDAPIGEDNESQVSDLIEDTDAVAPDAGIEKMFDKERLSSILEIMSERERSVLDMRFGLIDSKPHTLAEVAKKLGVSRERVRQIEELALKKLRKFVKTQEAQK from the coding sequence ATGGAAGCCTTAAAAACTTATTTAAAAGATATTAGGAATATACCTTTATTATCTGCAAGCGAAGAAGTTGATTTGAGTAAAAAGATAAAAAAAGGCGATGAGCACGCTCGCAAAGCGATGATTCGTGCGAATCTTAGGCTTGTGATTAATATCGCTAAACGGTATATGCATTTGGGTATTCCTTTATTGGATTTAATTGAAGAAGGTAATTTGGGGTTAATGAAAGCGGTAGATAGGTTTGATGCTAAGAAAGGTTTTCGTTTTTCAACTTATGCTGCTTGGTGGATAAAGCAGGGGATTACGCGTTCAATTGCCGAGCAAGGCAAGATGATTCGTGTCCCGGTTTATATGAATGATTTGATTGCTAAATGGCGTAAGAAAAAAGAACACCTTGCGCAAAAAAATAAAGCAATTCCAAGCGATGAAGAAATTGCAAAGCGTCTTAAGCTGTCAAAAGACAAAGTAGAGCAAATAAATTTCTGGATTGCAAGTACAACTTCTTCTCTGGATGCTCCTATTGGGGAAGATAATGAAAGCCAGGTTTCTGATTTAATTGAAGATACAGATGCTGTTGCCCCTGATGCTGGAATTGAAAAAATGTTTGATAAAGAAAGATTGAGCAGCATTTTAGAAATAATGTCTGAAAGAGAGCGAAGTGTTTTAGATATGCGTTTTGGTTTAATTGATAGTAAGCCTCATACTTTAGCCGAAGTGGCTAAAAAACTCGGAGTTTCCCGCGAAAGAGTGCGGCAGATTGAAGAGTTGGCTTTGAAAAAATTAAGGAAATTTGTAAAAACGCAGGAGGCTCAGAAATAA
- a CDS encoding adenine phosphoribosyltransferase, whose protein sequence is MKNKLKLESFIRNIPDFPKPGILFRDISTLIQNKKAFKEAVDKMAEKYKGKKIDAVVAVEARGFILGGAIAHKLGVGFIPVRKKGKLPWKTDSVTYDLEYGTDTLEIHQDALNPGDKVLIVDDLLATGGTVKAVTELVEQKRAKISGIVFLVELFDLGGKNKLKNYPVHSLIKFPGH, encoded by the coding sequence ATGAAGAATAAACTTAAATTGGAATCATTTATCAGAAATATCCCCGACTTTCCCAAACCGGGGATTTTATTTCGCGATATTTCTACTTTGATTCAAAATAAAAAAGCTTTTAAGGAAGCCGTAGATAAAATGGCTGAGAAATATAAAGGTAAAAAAATTGATGCTGTTGTTGCGGTTGAGGCGCGAGGTTTTATACTTGGAGGTGCAATTGCGCATAAGCTTGGGGTTGGATTTATTCCCGTGCGGAAAAAAGGCAAGCTTCCCTGGAAAACAGATTCTGTTACTTACGATTTGGAGTATGGTACTGATACTTTGGAAATACATCAAGATGCCTTAAATCCTGGAGATAAAGTATTAATTGTAGATGATCTCTTGGCTACTGGAGGCACTGTAAAGGCAGTAACAGAATTAGTAGAGCAGAAAAGAGCAAAAATTTCAGGTATTGTGTTCTTGGTTGAGTTGTTTGATTTAGGCGGAAAGAATAAGCTAAAGAATTATCCGGTACATTCTTTGATAAAATTTCCCGGACATTAA
- the ppdK gene encoding pyruvate, phosphate dikinase has protein sequence MATKNVYSFGGGKADGNESMKNLLGGKGANLAEMAGNKDLKLPVPPGFSITTEVCVFYYKNKKTYPKGLKEEVEKALEKVEKLMGRKFGDPANPLLVSVRSGARKSMPGMMETVLNVGLTEKTIPGLIKQAGGNARFVYDAYRRLIMMYSDVVMEKAAGIEPKEEQGIRKQLERIMDAVKKEKGYKSDTDLTVDDLKKLTANFKLKVKEVLGKDFPDDPMQQLWGGIGAVFSSWNGKRAISYRRIENIPDEWGTAVNVQTMVFGNMGDDSATGVAFSRNPGNGENNFYGEYLINAQGEDVVAGIRTPAPLNSYSTSEHNKNLLTLEKGMPSLYKELVGYRNRLEKHYRDMQDIEFTIEKGRLFMLQCRVGKRNGPAAVRMAVDMVKEKFITKEEAITRVTPAQLDELLHPIIDPKAEAVNKPVAKGLPAGPGGACGQIVFSAAEAVEWKKQGKKVILLREETNPEDVDGMRAAEAILTARGGMTSHAALVARGWGKCCIVGCAGLHIDYEKRELRVDSKVLKEGEWLTLNGTKGNVYAGKLPMMDATEENVLLTTFLNMCGQVKKLGIRTNAETPEDAIKARQFGAEGIGLFRTEHMFYGKGSDEPLFVLRKMIVSKTEEERKKAVSELFPYVKKDIKGTLEAMDGFPVVIRLLDPPLHEFVPREEAKLQELAKDLNISMEELSKRADNLHESNPMMGHRGVRLGVTYPEVSAMQIQAILESAAELIKEGKKPYPEIMIPVVCDVKELDDQMAIAKKIYEDVLKKYGLKQVKHMFGTMIEIPRAALVANELAVVAQFFSFGTNDLTQMGFGFSRDDIGGFLPDYLKKGILADDPFQTVDQKGIGELIKIAIERGRKTRKDLEIGICGEHGGDPRTVEFCHNVGMNYVSCSPFRVPIAKLAAAQAALKNKTKTKKKK, from the coding sequence TTTTTTATTATAAAAATAAAAAGACTTATCCTAAGGGCTTAAAAGAAGAAGTTGAAAAAGCATTAGAGAAAGTTGAAAAATTAATGGGTAGAAAATTCGGCGACCCAGCAAACCCCTTGCTTGTTTCTGTTCGTTCCGGCGCAAGAAAATCAATGCCCGGTATGATGGAAACGGTTTTAAATGTCGGGTTAACTGAAAAAACTATCCCTGGCTTAATAAAGCAGGCAGGTGGGAATGCGCGTTTTGTTTATGACGCTTACAGGCGTTTGATTATGATGTATTCCGACGTAGTTATGGAAAAAGCTGCAGGTATCGAGCCAAAGGAAGAGCAGGGTATCCGTAAGCAATTAGAAAGGATTATGGATGCTGTAAAGAAAGAAAAAGGATATAAGAGCGATACCGATTTAACTGTGGATGACCTTAAAAAATTAACTGCTAACTTTAAGTTGAAAGTTAAAGAAGTTTTAGGTAAAGATTTTCCAGATGATCCTATGCAACAGCTTTGGGGTGGGATTGGCGCTGTATTTTCTTCTTGGAATGGCAAGCGTGCAATTAGTTACCGCCGCATTGAAAATATCCCCGATGAATGGGGAACAGCGGTTAATGTTCAGACCATGGTTTTTGGAAATATGGGAGATGATTCGGCAACGGGTGTTGCTTTTTCGCGAAATCCCGGCAACGGAGAGAATAACTTCTATGGAGAGTATTTAATTAATGCACAAGGTGAGGATGTGGTTGCCGGTATTCGTACGCCAGCGCCTCTTAATTCATATTCTACTTCGGAACATAATAAGAATCTTTTGACTTTGGAAAAAGGCATGCCAAGCCTTTATAAGGAATTGGTAGGGTATCGTAACCGCCTTGAAAAGCATTATCGCGATATGCAGGATATTGAATTTACCATTGAAAAAGGCAGGTTATTTATGTTGCAGTGCCGTGTAGGTAAGCGTAACGGCCCGGCAGCAGTGCGTATGGCAGTTGATATGGTAAAGGAAAAGTTTATTACAAAAGAAGAAGCGATAACGAGAGTTACTCCTGCTCAGTTAGATGAATTATTGCATCCAATAATTGATCCAAAAGCAGAGGCGGTTAACAAGCCAGTAGCAAAAGGTTTGCCTGCAGGCCCAGGTGGCGCATGCGGACAGATTGTTTTTAGCGCTGCGGAAGCTGTTGAGTGGAAGAAGCAAGGTAAAAAAGTAATTCTTTTGCGCGAAGAAACAAATCCTGAAGATGTTGACGGGATGCGCGCAGCTGAGGCAATTTTAACTGCCAGAGGCGGCATGACTTCCCACGCAGCGTTAGTTGCCCGTGGCTGGGGAAAATGCTGTATTGTTGGATGCGCAGGATTACATATTGATTATGAAAAAAGAGAGCTTCGTGTTGATAGTAAGGTTCTAAAGGAAGGCGAATGGTTGACTTTAAATGGCACAAAAGGGAATGTTTATGCTGGAAAACTTCCGATGATGGATGCTACCGAAGAAAATGTGTTATTGACCACTTTCTTAAATATGTGTGGGCAAGTTAAGAAATTAGGAATTCGTACTAACGCAGAAACACCTGAAGACGCAATAAAAGCTCGTCAGTTTGGCGCTGAAGGTATCGGGTTGTTCAGGACTGAACATATGTTCTATGGCAAAGGTTCAGATGAACCACTTTTTGTTTTACGTAAGATGATAGTTTCAAAGACTGAAGAAGAGAGGAAAAAGGCGGTTAGTGAGTTATTCCCTTATGTAAAAAAAGATATTAAGGGTACCTTAGAGGCAATGGACGGGTTTCCAGTAGTTATACGTTTACTGGATCCTCCATTACATGAGTTTGTTCCTCGCGAAGAAGCAAAGCTTCAGGAACTAGCCAAGGATTTAAATATTTCTATGGAAGAGCTTTCTAAACGAGCAGATAATTTACATGAATCTAACCCGATGATGGGCCATCGCGGTGTTCGTTTAGGGGTTACTTACCCTGAAGTAAGCGCTATGCAGATTCAGGCGATCCTTGAGTCCGCAGCAGAGCTTATTAAAGAAGGCAAAAAGCCTTATCCGGAAATCATGATTCCGGTTGTCTGCGATGTAAAAGAGCTTGATGACCAGATGGCTATTGCCAAAAAAATATATGAAGATGTTTTAAAAAAATACGGACTTAAGCAGGTAAAGCATATGTTCGGTACAATGATAGAGATTCCTCGAGCTGCTTTAGTTGCGAATGAGTTAGCAGTCGTTGCTCAATTTTTCTCATTTGGTACTAATGATCTTACTCAGATGGGATTTGGTTTCTCAAGGGATGATATCGGCGGTTTCTTACCTGATTATTTGAAAAAAGGCATATTAGCCGACGATCCATTCCAAACTGTTGATCAGAAAGGTATTGGCGAGTTAATCAAAATAGCAATTGAAAGAGGACGCAAGACACGTAAAGACCTTGAAATTGGTATCTGCGGCGAACATGGTGGAGACCCTCGTACGGTTGAATTTTGCCATAATGTAGGGATGAATTATGTTAGTTGTTCACCGTTTAGAGTCCCAATTGCGAAGTTAGCAGCAGCACAGGCAGCGTTAAAGAATAAAACGAAAACGAAGAAGAAAAAATAA
- a CDS encoding histidinol phosphate phosphatase domain-containing protein, protein MYNLHTHSLLSDGDLLPSEIAVRYAALGYKAIAITDHVDYSNFEFVIKSILQFTKHWPKKSPIKVFPGVEFTHLPLDQFKPLVQLARKKGIKIIVAHGETSAEPVIKGTNIAALKAGIDILAHPGLITKDEVMFARSKNIFLEITTRKGHSNTNQHVAKLALELGAKLILNHDSHQPQDIISIEETKEVGRRLGLSNTQISSIYKDVEGFLKKVLDNK, encoded by the coding sequence ATGTATAACTTACATACACATTCATTATTAAGTGACGGAGATTTGCTTCCATCAGAAATAGCTGTTCGGTATGCTGCGTTAGGCTATAAAGCTATTGCCATTACCGACCATGTTGATTACAGTAATTTTGAATTTGTCATTAAATCAATTCTGCAGTTTACTAAACACTGGCCTAAGAAATCTCCAATTAAAGTTTTTCCCGGTGTTGAATTTACTCATTTGCCTTTAGACCAATTTAAGCCGTTAGTCCAGCTTGCAAGGAAAAAAGGAATTAAAATTATCGTTGCTCATGGTGAAACTTCGGCCGAACCCGTGATAAAGGGGACAAATATTGCTGCTTTAAAGGCTGGTATTGATATCTTAGCGCATCCGGGTTTAATTACCAAAGATGAGGTAATGTTTGCTAGGAGTAAGAATATTTTTCTTGAGATTACTACGCGTAAGGGGCATAGCAACACTAATCAACACGTAGCTAAGCTTGCTTTAGAGTTAGGCGCAAAATTAATCCTTAATCACGATAGCCATCAGCCGCAAGATATTATCTCAATTGAGGAGACTAAGGAAGTCGGCCGTAGATTAGGGTTATCTAATACTCAAATCTCTAGTATATATAAGGATGTAGAGGGGTTTTTGAAAAAAGTTCTTGACAATAAATGA